The Corallococcus exiguus genome includes a region encoding these proteins:
- a CDS encoding chloride channel protein: MKKPDVERIEEGLGEGAEARSSLPVAPSMGPALASLRTPPVSVSVDSRTVLISGMAVVLAVLAGLVAQGLGSLIHFVTNLAFFGRLSVQPVSPGDNTLGGWVILVPVAGAIIVGLMARYGSRAIRGHGIPEAMEQVLFNQSRIPPRMTLLKPLSAAIAIGTGGPFGAEGPIIATGGALGSLLGQVLHVTADERKALLAAGAAAGMAATFGAPVSAVLLAVELLLFEFKPRSVIPVALATATATGVRIAFMGGAPAFAIPDLTTPSGGALAFYGVMGLFIGAASVACTRAVYWLEDMFEKLPIHWMWWPALGAIVVGVVGFVSPRTLGVGYTNIEDILSGRFVGTTMLVFCALKFISWSVALGSGTSGGTLAPIFTLGGGLGSGLGLLATQLFPSLGVDVRVAALVGMAALFAGASRALLASVVFAFETTRQPLGLLPLLAGCAASYLVSALLMRHSIMTEKLARRGARIPTELGADALGTALVRDHGLKLVVTLQADMLLEEVRTWLASDASGSKHQGFPVVSREGTLVGVVTRRDLLDGHASEGRRLRDVVKRPPAVVFEDSSLREAADLMMDEGVGRLPVVSRAQPQQVVGILTRSDLLAGHRQRLANERTRERGLGPARPPAPRPA; encoded by the coding sequence ATGAAGAAACCTGATGTGGAACGCATCGAAGAGGGCCTGGGCGAGGGGGCGGAGGCACGGTCCAGCCTCCCCGTGGCCCCGTCGATGGGCCCCGCGCTCGCCAGCCTGCGCACCCCTCCCGTCTCCGTGTCGGTGGACTCCCGCACCGTGCTCATCAGCGGCATGGCGGTGGTGCTCGCGGTCCTCGCGGGCTTGGTGGCGCAGGGGCTGGGCTCCCTCATCCACTTCGTCACCAACCTGGCCTTCTTCGGGCGCCTGTCCGTGCAGCCGGTGTCGCCCGGAGACAACACGCTGGGCGGCTGGGTCATCCTGGTGCCCGTGGCGGGCGCCATCATCGTGGGGTTGATGGCGCGCTACGGCTCGCGGGCCATCCGGGGCCACGGAATCCCGGAGGCCATGGAGCAGGTGCTGTTCAACCAGAGCCGCATCCCGCCCCGCATGACGCTGCTCAAGCCGCTGTCGGCGGCGATCGCCATCGGCACCGGCGGCCCGTTCGGCGCGGAGGGCCCCATCATCGCCACGGGTGGCGCGCTGGGCTCGCTGCTGGGACAGGTGCTCCACGTCACCGCGGACGAACGCAAGGCGCTGCTCGCCGCGGGCGCCGCCGCGGGCATGGCCGCCACGTTCGGCGCGCCGGTGTCCGCCGTGCTCCTGGCCGTGGAGCTGCTGCTCTTCGAGTTCAAGCCCCGCTCCGTCATCCCCGTGGCCCTGGCCACCGCCACCGCCACCGGAGTGCGCATCGCCTTCATGGGCGGCGCGCCCGCGTTCGCCATCCCGGACCTGACGACTCCGTCCGGTGGGGCGCTCGCGTTCTACGGCGTGATGGGCCTCTTCATCGGCGCAGCCTCCGTGGCGTGCACGCGCGCGGTGTACTGGCTGGAGGACATGTTCGAGAAGCTGCCCATCCACTGGATGTGGTGGCCCGCGCTGGGCGCCATCGTCGTGGGCGTGGTGGGCTTCGTGTCCCCGCGCACGCTGGGCGTGGGCTACACCAACATCGAGGACATCCTGTCCGGCCGCTTCGTGGGGACGACGATGCTCGTCTTCTGCGCGCTCAAGTTCATCTCCTGGTCCGTCGCGCTGGGGAGCGGCACGTCCGGAGGAACGCTGGCGCCCATCTTCACGCTGGGCGGCGGCCTGGGCTCCGGCCTGGGGTTGCTGGCCACGCAGCTGTTCCCCAGCCTGGGCGTGGACGTGCGCGTCGCTGCGCTGGTGGGCATGGCCGCCCTCTTCGCGGGGGCGTCACGCGCGCTGCTCGCGTCGGTGGTGTTCGCCTTTGAAACCACGAGGCAGCCGCTGGGCCTCTTGCCGCTGCTCGCCGGCTGCGCGGCGTCCTACCTGGTGTCCGCGCTGCTCATGCGGCACTCCATCATGACGGAGAAGCTGGCCCGCCGAGGCGCCCGCATCCCCACGGAGCTGGGCGCGGACGCGCTGGGGACGGCGCTCGTGCGCGACCACGGCCTCAAGCTCGTGGTGACGCTGCAGGCGGACATGCTCCTGGAAGAGGTGCGCACGTGGCTTGCGTCCGACGCCTCGGGTTCCAAACACCAGGGCTTCCCCGTCGTGTCCCGGGAAGGGACGCTCGTGGGCGTCGTCACGCGCAGGGACCTGCTGGATGGCCACGCGAGCGAAGGCCGCCGGCTGCGAGACGTGGTGAAGCGGCCGCCCGCGGTCGTCTTCGAGGACAGCTCCCTGCGCGAGGCGGCGGACCTGATGATGGACGAGGGCGTGGGCCGCCTGCCCGTCGTCTCCCGCGCGCAGCCCCAGCAGGTCGTGGGCATCCTCACCCGCAGCGACCTGCTCGCGGGCCACCGGCAGCGGCTGGCGAACGAACGCACGCGGGAGCGCGGCCTGGGCCCCGCGCGTCCTCCGGCGCCCCGCCCCGCGTGA
- a CDS encoding MarR family winged helix-turn-helix transcriptional regulator, which produces MDGVRRLVRLLRVSARASERLVGISGAQLFILQELAESGPCSINTLAERTLTHQSSVSVVVTRLIEQELVSRRRSDEDGRRVEVALEPKGRALIRKAPPMAQARLISGLRGMKPDVRAGLVQGLDAWVRALGLDGDVAPLFFEEENARPSRRGKTQEHTDEET; this is translated from the coding sequence ATGGACGGCGTGCGGCGGCTGGTACGGCTGCTGCGAGTCTCTGCTCGCGCTTCCGAACGGCTGGTCGGTATCAGCGGCGCCCAGCTCTTCATCCTCCAGGAACTGGCGGAGAGCGGGCCCTGCTCCATCAATACGCTCGCGGAGCGCACGCTCACGCACCAGAGCAGCGTGTCCGTCGTCGTCACCAGGCTGATTGAGCAGGAGCTGGTGAGCCGCCGCCGCTCCGACGAGGACGGCCGCCGCGTGGAGGTGGCGCTGGAGCCCAAGGGCCGCGCGCTCATCCGCAAGGCGCCGCCCATGGCCCAGGCCCGGCTCATCTCCGGGCTGCGCGGGATGAAGCCCGACGTGCGCGCGGGACTGGTCCAGGGGCTGGACGCATGGGTGCGCGCCCTGGGGCTCGACGGGGACGTGGCCCCGCTCTTCTTCGAGGAAGAAAACGCGCGCCCTTCGCGGCGCGGAAAGACACAGGAGCACACCGATGAAGAAACCTGA
- a CDS encoding LysR substrate-binding domain-containing protein: MPLHTDLLPALAAFESAARHQNFARAAEELHLTASAVSHHVRKLEDRLGVALFQRHARGVALTAEGRQLADAASNALSDMDHVLGGLKHSRDEDAVVRVTTVHSLAYAWLLPRMPEFTTRHPRIRIHVDTEMALTRFDEGGPDLGIRYGQGPWPGLNAQPLMDDALFPVASARLAGIEHVRDAADVAKLPLIADLSRQGWQDWFRSAGVRGARFEERYSFSDTTGALMAAVQGLGAALAREKIATPYFADGRLIRLPGPIVPTRASYFVVYPAHRRLRPAARLFVDWLLAQRDSASVPPPATQGVAPSRRKVSQQHASAQGDDKPSQ; this comes from the coding sequence ATGCCCCTCCACACCGACCTGCTCCCCGCCCTGGCGGCCTTCGAGTCCGCCGCCCGCCACCAGAACTTCGCCCGCGCGGCGGAGGAGCTGCACCTGACCGCGAGCGCCGTCAGCCACCACGTCCGCAAGCTGGAGGACCGCCTGGGCGTCGCGCTCTTCCAACGGCATGCCCGGGGCGTGGCGCTGACGGCCGAGGGGCGCCAGCTCGCGGACGCCGCCAGCAACGCCCTGTCGGACATGGACCACGTGCTCGGGGGCCTCAAGCATTCGCGGGACGAGGACGCCGTGGTGCGCGTCACCACGGTGCATTCGCTGGCCTATGCGTGGCTGCTGCCGCGCATGCCGGAGTTCACCACGCGGCATCCGCGCATCCGGATCCACGTGGACACGGAGATGGCGCTCACCCGCTTCGACGAGGGCGGGCCGGACCTGGGCATCCGCTACGGCCAGGGGCCCTGGCCCGGTCTCAACGCGCAGCCGCTCATGGACGACGCCCTGTTCCCCGTGGCCTCGGCGCGGCTCGCGGGCATCGAGCACGTGCGCGACGCGGCGGACGTGGCGAAGCTCCCGCTCATCGCGGACCTGAGCCGTCAGGGCTGGCAGGACTGGTTCCGCTCGGCGGGCGTGCGCGGGGCCAGGTTCGAGGAGCGCTACAGCTTCAGCGACACCACCGGCGCGCTGATGGCCGCGGTGCAGGGCCTGGGCGCGGCGCTGGCGCGCGAGAAGATCGCCACGCCCTACTTCGCGGACGGCCGCCTCATCCGGCTGCCCGGGCCCATCGTGCCCACCCGCGCCAGCTACTTCGTGGTGTACCCCGCGCACCGGCGACTGCGTCCTGCCGCGCGCCTCTTCGTGGACTGGCTCTTGGCACAACGCGACAGCGCGTCAGTGCCACCGCCCGCGACGCAAGGCGTTGCACCGTCACGCAGGAAAGTTTCCCAACAACACGCTTCAGCCCAGGGTGATGACAAACCCTCCCAATGA
- a CDS encoding DMT family transporter yields the protein MSASVPTHPQAVTPTFNRAWLTPLELGGLAAIWGTSFLFLRIAAPAFGPIPLVALRLVLGAAVLMPFLWRARSALRPALWPRLALVGVVNAAVPFTLFAWAARQAPVGVGAITNSMAVLFTALVAFLFYGERIGGRRAVALFVGFAGVVVLASGKAAGTSVAWAAAAGTTGAFLYGIGSNLVRRHFTGLPAAAVAAATLACGAVLLLPFAVATWPTEPIGMRPWLAATALGVVCTGFGYAVFYRLIQRIGAPRAAVVTYLVPLFALTWAWLLLGEPVTPTMLAAGTLILGSVALGQAPAAPKAK from the coding sequence ATGAGCGCATCCGTTCCCACCCATCCCCAGGCCGTGACTCCCACCTTCAACCGGGCGTGGCTCACGCCGCTGGAGCTGGGCGGGTTGGCGGCCATCTGGGGCACGTCCTTCCTGTTCCTGCGCATCGCGGCGCCGGCCTTCGGCCCCATTCCCCTGGTGGCGCTGCGCCTGGTGCTGGGCGCGGCGGTGCTGATGCCCTTCCTCTGGCGCGCGCGCTCGGCCCTCCGTCCCGCGCTGTGGCCCCGGCTGGCGCTGGTGGGCGTCGTCAACGCGGCGGTGCCCTTCACGCTGTTCGCCTGGGCCGCGCGGCAGGCCCCCGTGGGTGTCGGGGCCATCACCAACAGCATGGCGGTGCTCTTCACGGCCCTGGTGGCGTTCCTCTTCTACGGCGAGCGCATCGGGGGCCGGCGCGCGGTGGCGCTGTTCGTGGGCTTCGCCGGGGTGGTGGTGCTGGCCAGCGGCAAGGCCGCGGGTACGAGCGTCGCCTGGGCCGCGGCGGCGGGGACCACGGGCGCGTTCCTCTATGGCATTGGCTCGAACCTGGTGCGCCGCCACTTCACCGGACTGCCAGCCGCCGCGGTCGCCGCCGCCACGCTGGCCTGCGGCGCGGTGCTGCTGCTGCCCTTCGCGGTGGCCACGTGGCCCACGGAGCCCATCGGCATGCGCCCCTGGCTGGCGGCGACGGCCCTGGGCGTCGTCTGCACCGGCTTCGGGTACGCGGTGTTCTACCGCCTCATCCAGCGCATCGGTGCTCCGCGCGCCGCCGTCGTCACCTACCTGGTGCCGCTGTTCGCGCTGACCTGGGCCTGGCTGCTCCTGGGCGAGCCGGTGACGCCCACCATGCTGGCGGCGGGCACCCTCATCCTGGGGAGCGTGGCGCTGGGGCAGGCTCCCGCGGCGCCGAAGGCGAAGTGA
- a CDS encoding class I SAM-dependent methyltransferase, whose translation MANAISKTAYYTLACRAEDARKPRPLCNDTYAARFMDDEARRIWSNFQSFDRPNASNAARHQIIDALVQEELDRAPDARVVVLGAGFDTRAYRLRGGRWLEVDEPAILTLKDAKLPVTEAKNPLERLPIDFGTESLARKLEPYQDPRRTHVIIEGVLMYLSTAQRRDMLTVLQQVFPHHAVYCDLMRESFQREYSADLHAVLASMGASFQDMTDTPESLFLEAGYTSASATSVPQRALELAGKRVPAFIVRRFMQPVRDGYRIWKFERR comes from the coding sequence ATGGCCAACGCCATCTCGAAGACCGCGTACTACACCCTGGCCTGCCGGGCGGAGGACGCGCGCAAGCCACGGCCGCTGTGCAATGACACTTACGCGGCCCGCTTCATGGATGACGAGGCGCGGCGGATCTGGTCCAACTTCCAGTCCTTCGACCGGCCCAACGCGAGCAACGCCGCGCGGCATCAGATCATCGACGCGCTGGTGCAGGAGGAGCTGGACCGCGCTCCCGACGCGCGGGTGGTGGTGCTGGGCGCGGGCTTCGACACGCGGGCCTACCGGCTCCGCGGCGGCCGGTGGCTGGAGGTGGACGAGCCCGCCATCCTCACGCTCAAGGACGCGAAGCTGCCGGTGACGGAGGCGAAGAATCCGCTCGAGCGGCTGCCCATCGACTTCGGGACGGAGTCGCTCGCCCGGAAGCTGGAGCCCTACCAGGACCCGCGGCGCACGCACGTCATCATCGAGGGCGTGCTCATGTACCTGTCCACCGCGCAGCGCCGGGACATGCTCACGGTGCTCCAGCAGGTGTTCCCCCACCACGCCGTGTACTGCGACCTGATGCGCGAAAGCTTCCAGCGCGAGTACAGCGCCGACCTTCACGCGGTGCTCGCCAGCATGGGCGCGTCCTTCCAGGACATGACGGACACGCCGGAGTCCCTCTTCCTGGAGGCGGGCTACACGTCCGCGTCCGCCACCTCCGTGCCCCAGCGCGCGCTGGAGCTGGCCGGGAAGCGCGTCCCGGCGTTCATCGTCCGGCGGTTCATGCAGCCGGTTCGCGACGGCTACCGCATCTGGAAGTTCGAGCGGCGCTGA
- a CDS encoding HEAT repeat domain-containing protein: MRFVMALGVVALGAGCAHAPKPADPAARAQQLSEEAEQAYLALDFERCAERFLASGEANGEGPDRAESLYRAAGCASLAGHADAAVEVLKRSVQGGYYDADHLEYNPELAALHALPAWSGIVAEARANLSKAPEPPFPVMTLMGVDAFGSRKVDREAVQRVMGLELGKPIVHSAAVFKQKEAALREQYGLAYAHVGMSIYFADERKGTAYVVMDMVDAEDAARLRFLPEPKGHPADPEGLVARWDAYKERLNMLQMLGKLAEDSSCKVAHCIGGFGHPDLAAYEPEFLAKVPQQLDGLSAVLREESDPGKRGAAASLMAYAPTAEETVKRLEPFIRDPDYGVRNNVLRVLTATQEAATKPLLDVATVADAVALPNSSDRNKATYLLTYLLADLSPEALKAQRAGLIRQLGERLVEMSALQIPINSEPAILVLKQLSGEQYETAEEWRAWLARQPKSEG; encoded by the coding sequence ATGCGATTCGTGATGGCGCTGGGTGTGGTCGCGTTGGGTGCGGGCTGTGCGCATGCTCCAAAGCCGGCGGACCCAGCGGCGCGGGCCCAGCAGCTCTCGGAGGAAGCAGAGCAGGCCTACCTCGCGTTGGACTTCGAGCGGTGCGCGGAGCGCTTCCTCGCCTCCGGCGAGGCGAACGGGGAGGGGCCGGACCGCGCGGAGTCCCTCTATCGCGCCGCGGGGTGTGCCTCCCTCGCGGGCCATGCGGACGCGGCGGTGGAGGTGCTGAAGCGCTCGGTCCAGGGCGGCTACTACGACGCGGATCACCTCGAATACAACCCGGAGCTGGCGGCGCTGCACGCGCTGCCCGCGTGGAGCGGCATCGTGGCGGAGGCCCGCGCCAATCTGTCGAAGGCGCCCGAACCTCCGTTCCCGGTGATGACGCTCATGGGGGTGGATGCGTTCGGTTCGCGGAAGGTGGACCGCGAGGCGGTCCAGCGCGTGATGGGGCTGGAGTTGGGCAAGCCCATCGTGCACAGCGCCGCCGTCTTCAAGCAGAAGGAGGCCGCGCTGCGCGAGCAGTACGGCCTCGCCTACGCCCACGTGGGCATGTCCATCTACTTCGCCGATGAGCGCAAGGGCACCGCCTATGTGGTGATGGACATGGTGGACGCCGAGGACGCAGCCCGGCTGCGCTTCCTGCCCGAACCCAAGGGCCACCCCGCCGATCCGGAAGGGCTGGTCGCCCGGTGGGACGCGTACAAGGAGCGCCTGAACATGCTCCAGATGTTGGGCAAGCTCGCCGAGGACTCCAGCTGCAAGGTGGCGCACTGCATTGGCGGGTTCGGCCATCCGGACCTCGCGGCCTACGAACCGGAGTTCCTCGCGAAGGTGCCCCAGCAGTTGGACGGGCTGAGCGCCGTCCTGCGCGAGGAATCGGACCCGGGGAAGCGAGGCGCGGCCGCGTCCCTGATGGCCTACGCGCCCACGGCCGAGGAGACCGTGAAGCGGCTGGAGCCCTTCATTCGGGATCCGGACTACGGGGTGCGCAACAACGTGCTGCGCGTGCTGACGGCCACGCAGGAGGCTGCGACGAAGCCGCTGCTGGACGTGGCTACGGTGGCGGACGCGGTGGCGCTGCCAAACTCGAGCGACCGCAACAAGGCGACCTATCTGCTGACCTACCTTCTGGCGGACCTGTCGCCGGAGGCCTTGAAGGCACAGCGGGCCGGGCTGATCCGCCAGCTAGGGGAGCGGCTGGTGGAGATGTCCGCGCTCCAGATACCCATCAACAGCGAGCCCGCGATCCTGGTCCTGAAGCAGCTCTCCGGTGAGCAGTACGAGACCGCCGAGGAGTGGCGCGCGTGGCTCGCGCGTCAGCCGAAGTCGGAGGGGTAG
- a CDS encoding ureidoglycolate lyase, with product MRDASAPLRSIVALPLTQEGFAPFGDVVSAGLKSGASANQGTAVRFDWSARLENGRPGAKPNLAVFRSVPQPLPFTVKLLEHHPQSSQAFLPMRCSRFLVCVAPTAPSGGPDLDGLVAFVCGPGQGVNYHQGVWHHPIIALDEPAEFAMLAWEDGSAEDCVVRQFSTPVSVIVGD from the coding sequence ATGAGGGACGCTTCCGCCCCGCTCCGCTCCATCGTCGCCCTGCCCCTGACGCAGGAGGGCTTCGCTCCCTTTGGCGACGTCGTGTCCGCCGGGCTCAAGAGCGGCGCGTCGGCGAACCAGGGCACCGCGGTGCGCTTCGACTGGTCGGCGCGGCTGGAGAACGGTCGGCCGGGGGCGAAGCCCAACCTCGCGGTGTTCCGCTCCGTGCCGCAGCCGCTTCCCTTCACCGTGAAGCTGCTGGAACACCATCCCCAGTCCAGCCAGGCGTTCCTGCCCATGCGCTGCTCGCGCTTCCTGGTGTGCGTCGCGCCGACCGCGCCTTCGGGCGGGCCCGACCTGGATGGGCTCGTCGCCTTCGTCTGCGGCCCCGGCCAGGGCGTGAACTACCACCAGGGCGTGTGGCACCACCCCATCATCGCGCTCGATGAACCGGCCGAGTTCGCGATGCTGGCGTGGGAGGACGGGAGCGCGGAGGACTGCGTCGTGCGGCAGTTCTCCACGCCCGTCTCCGTCATCGTCGGGGACTGA
- a CDS encoding MxcI protein gives MKHLFALRSLRLSTAAIALSLFAGCGDDEEEGTDTDGPLYAITTQLLAEDPSDSYVLVTPDAEKAASLSLDGAIKISGRALGVGIPKKGSVYVVSDESATVTRYKLNSDGKLEASGTVSFSAQGVTSLGEYQANFQFVSETKAYFFDGNAAKIVIWNPTAMTVTDTRSLDALVLPNTVMAFSGAVVRTGGQIIMPVGWRPVEGSSVTKKAGVVSIDTATDSVTLATDDRCGYTHDAALGTDGKVYIATEAYGAASRRVVGADSPEPCLLRFDPTTRDFDKTFYRSLAELVGGGTAGALIPSHTPGTAYVRVLDESITPVSEGSHPRTLASGTGWQWWELNLATLTATRKADFPSTSGSVFLFESENQTLYTEFGAGASSTTFRVLGDNGKATVKTPGLSFSFLQLR, from the coding sequence ATGAAGCATCTGTTTGCCTTGCGTTCCTTGCGACTCTCCACCGCAGCGATCGCCCTGTCCCTGTTCGCGGGCTGCGGCGACGACGAAGAGGAAGGAACGGACACGGACGGTCCGCTGTACGCCATCACCACCCAGCTGCTCGCGGAGGATCCCTCCGACAGCTACGTCCTGGTGACGCCGGACGCGGAGAAGGCCGCGTCGCTGTCGCTGGACGGCGCCATCAAGATTTCCGGCCGCGCGCTGGGCGTGGGCATCCCCAAGAAAGGCTCCGTCTACGTGGTGAGCGACGAGAGCGCCACGGTGACCCGCTACAAGCTCAACAGCGACGGCAAGCTGGAGGCCTCGGGCACCGTGAGCTTCAGCGCCCAGGGTGTGACGTCGCTGGGCGAGTACCAGGCCAACTTCCAGTTCGTCTCGGAGACGAAGGCGTACTTCTTCGACGGTAACGCCGCGAAGATCGTCATCTGGAACCCCACGGCGATGACCGTGACGGACACCCGCTCGCTGGACGCCCTGGTCCTCCCGAACACGGTCATGGCGTTCTCCGGCGCGGTCGTGCGGACCGGTGGGCAGATCATCATGCCCGTGGGCTGGAGGCCGGTGGAGGGCAGCAGCGTCACGAAGAAGGCGGGCGTGGTCTCCATCGACACGGCGACGGACTCCGTCACGCTCGCGACGGACGACCGCTGCGGCTACACGCACGACGCCGCGCTCGGCACCGACGGCAAGGTCTACATCGCGACGGAGGCGTACGGCGCGGCGTCGCGCCGGGTGGTGGGCGCGGACTCGCCGGAGCCCTGCCTGCTCCGGTTCGATCCTACGACGCGCGACTTCGACAAGACCTTCTACCGCTCGCTGGCGGAGCTGGTGGGCGGGGGCACCGCGGGCGCGCTCATCCCGAGCCACACGCCGGGAACGGCGTACGTGCGCGTGCTCGATGAGAGCATCACTCCGGTGTCGGAGGGTTCGCATCCGCGCACGCTCGCGAGCGGCACCGGCTGGCAGTGGTGGGAGCTGAACCTGGCCACGCTGACCGCGACGCGGAAGGCTGACTTCCCGTCCACCTCCGGCAGCGTCTTCCTCTTCGAGTCGGAGAACCAGACGCTCTACACCGAGTTCGGGGCCGGCGCCTCGTCCACCACCTTCCGGGTGCTGGGCGACAACGGCAAGGCCACGGTGAAGACGCCGGGCCTGTCCTTTTCCTTCCTCCAGCTGCGCTAG
- a CDS encoding MXAN_6652 family MXYO-CTERM-anchored protein encodes MNGNSMRHAGVFVIALLGATSAFATSTGISGNSGKDTATCNTCHKGGEAPTVEFEGPSTLEKGATGQYTLIIRGGAGKTGGAGIAVDDAGASLVAGTGMKKLGSELAHSAPQAFTGTELRFNFSLVAPATDVTLNLFGAGNSANADQKSDGDRAAATKLSIKVGNGTPVVQEPGGDEDEGGGCAAASSAPFWALALAGLPLAVSRRRRRS; translated from the coding sequence ATGAACGGCAATTCGATGCGCCACGCGGGCGTGTTTGTCATTGCGCTGTTGGGGGCGACGTCCGCCTTCGCCACCAGCACGGGCATCAGCGGCAACTCCGGCAAGGACACGGCGACCTGCAACACCTGCCACAAGGGCGGTGAGGCCCCCACCGTGGAGTTCGAGGGCCCCTCGACGCTGGAGAAGGGCGCCACCGGCCAGTACACCCTCATCATCCGGGGCGGGGCCGGGAAGACGGGCGGCGCGGGCATCGCCGTGGACGACGCGGGAGCCAGCCTCGTGGCCGGCACCGGGATGAAGAAGCTGGGCAGCGAGCTGGCCCACTCCGCGCCCCAGGCCTTCACGGGCACGGAGCTGCGCTTCAACTTCTCGCTCGTCGCGCCCGCCACGGACGTCACCCTCAACCTCTTCGGCGCGGGCAACTCGGCGAACGCGGACCAGAAGAGCGACGGCGACCGCGCGGCGGCCACGAAGCTGAGCATCAAGGTGGGCAACGGCACGCCCGTGGTGCAAGAGCCGGGTGGCGACGAAGACGAGGGCGGGGGTTGCGCCGCCGCGAGCAGCGCTCCGTTCTGGGCGCTCGCGCTGGCGGGTCTGCCGCTGGCGGTGAGCCGCCGTCGCCGCCGGAGCTGA